A part of Aegilops tauschii subsp. strangulata cultivar AL8/78 chromosome 2, Aet v6.0, whole genome shotgun sequence genomic DNA contains:
- the LOC141041325 gene encoding uncharacterized protein has protein sequence MDEKWFNMTGVVNNYYLLPEEPDPLRTLHHKDSIAKSLLAQRTSENRDKGTLELKSLKVTRDVMRYYMCEKLIPAIQEHWPDEDEGRTIYIQQDNATPHILPDDPVFRQVIEQTDLDIKLLQQPPNSPDMNILDLCIFRSLQSHTDSRAPQSIRELIEGVEEEYRKYLVDKLARSFVTLQSCIREVMRNKGAINYLIPHMNKERRQAEGRLPIALSIDRELVGQTIAFIEEAEAILAAEKEQKQQEKSRSCRKRAARKEPQQP, from the exons ATGGATGAAAAGTGGTTCAACATGACTGGGGTGGTGAACAACTACTATTTGCTTCCCGAAGAACCCGACCCCTTGCGCACCTTGCATCATAAGGATAGCATCGCCAAG AGTCTCCTTGCTCAAAGAACCAGTGAAAACAGAGATAAAGGGACGCTCGAGCTCAAATCATTGAAAGTCACACGAGATGTAATGAGGTATTACATGTGTGAGAAACTTATTCCTGCGATCCAAGAGCACTGGCCGGACGAAGATGAAGGACGGACAATCTATATCCAACAAGATAATGCCACGCCACATATTCTTCCCGATGACCCGGTTTTCCGACAAGTCATAGAACAGACTGATTTGGATATTAAGTTGCTTCAACAGCCTCCAAACAGTCCCGACATGAACATTCTTGATCTCTGCATATTCAGGTCTCTCCAGTCCCACACCGATAGCAGAGCACCTCAAAGCATCAGGGAACTGATAGAAGGTGTGGAGGAGGAATATCGAAAGTACCTGGTTGATAAGCTAGCTAGAAGCTTCGTGACGCTGCAGTCATGCATCCGAGAAGTAATGAGAAACAAGGGAGCGATAaactacttgatccctcacatGAACAAGGAACGCCGGCAGGCAGAAGGACGGCTTCCTATAgctctatctatcgatcgtgagCTAGTTGGGCAGACCATAGCCTTTATAGAAGAGGCAGAAGCAATCTTAGCAGCAGAAAAAGAGCAGAAGCAGCAGGAAAAGAGCAGAAGCTGCAGGAAAAGAGCAGCAAGAAAAGAGCCGCAGCAGCCTTGA